AGATTCAGATTCCTGTGTTAATGACTGTTCTGATTTAAATGTTGTGTGGAGAAAGGTCAATGAAGTTAACAAGGGTGaagaaaattgtttacaaaaagaaacaagtaactttaaatgtaatttatgtcATAAAGTTTTAAAGACAAGAATTACTTTACTAAAACATTATGTATCAATGCATGAGAAAAGAAAACATATTGGCAAAGTGTCTGGGTTTGGTGCCGCTAGAAGATACCATTGTACATCATGCACTTATTCTACACCTCACAGCCAAACCTTAGTAAGTCATATGAGAACCCATAATGGGGAGAGACCATACAACTGTAGTGAATGTAGTAAGAGTTTTACACAGTCATCAAGTCTCGCAGCACATCGGAAAACCCACAGTACCACAACTTACTTCACATGTAGCTTATGTGGCAAACAGTTCAAGCATGCATTTACTATGAAAAAACACATGCGGGTTCATGAAAATGCAAGCTTCACTTGCAATATTTGcctaaaaacattaaaatcaaagGAAACTCTACGAGCACATATGCATAGgcattttaaaatttgtaattaCAACTGTGAAGATTGTGGAGCCACATTTGTAACATCTGCAGAGTTACATAatcatagaaaaaaacatagcttagaaAAGAAATTACAATGTCATATGTGTGGGTATAAAACACATACTAAGAAAAACTTGATTATGCATTTGAAAAGGTATAATAGCTATACAGTTAGTATAGTACTATTAATGTTAACAAgagattaatattgtttaattgtttCAGACACACTGGAAACAGGACATTCAAATGTGATATGTGCCATGTAGGCTTCTACACACAGAGCAACCTGAGGCGGCATTTGAGAGTGCACACCGGAGATAAACCATACTCATGTCCTACTTGCAGCCAAAAGTTTAGTTATAGTCCAAGTCTTAATAAACATATGAAAACTATACATGGAGTCGACTACAAATGGGCAGATTGGAAAGAAACTATAGCAAAGCTTGTAGACAAGACTGATGTAAATATGCCTACTTCATCAAAATagttgatattaaataaaacacaatttaaacatagaaatttattttgaatgCCAAAGCACATACATAAATCCTATTACTCTAACCCTAAATACCTAAATTCCAAACATTGTTTTGATGTCtagagaataaaaatatttgttattcagAGTCAATGTCAAATAATTTAGGTCTtactttaagtaatattttaatagaaaaatttaatgttgattgccataaaataatatttgcgaAAAAATGTAACCAGGTATTCAGCAAGTTCAGGCAAACCACAAGACAAAAGTCTGTTATTTTATCTGATATAAATTTAGATTAAATCATATATATTATGTGGTTAATAAAAGTTGATAAAGCCTATAAagtcatttgaatattttataaaagtcaGTTTTTATTCTAACTGTAGGTATACTTTAAGTTAGTCCCAAAAAACGTCACATGCAAGCACCAGTGCCATCTGCTTAGTGTGTTCTTGGGATACCACAATATTTCATTGCTATTACTACTAAATAATATCCTTAATTACTAACAAGAAGTTACCATAAGGGCAACTACCTGAAATATCCTAACTCCCTTCTATTAACTAGAGTaaacatgtaatatttttaaatacagatGAGATAATTCATTATTGAAGAAATTATTGTTcgcaagaaaaatattttaaatgtcaaattataataattccatTACATAAA
The genomic region above belongs to Spodoptera frugiperda isolate SF20-4 chromosome 12, AGI-APGP_CSIRO_Sfru_2.0, whole genome shotgun sequence and contains:
- the LOC118262302 gene encoding gastrula zinc finger protein XlCGF57.1: MNPTPEKVDLQALCVICLQKAKHFINLFYDNNESKETLNKIYQCFQVTLSADKSIPSLMCGDCLHELNVANNFRLKCITLNERLELYLKEHLQEGKDQVENEYSNCISNYEDGPDSDSCVNDCSDLNVVWRKVNEVNKGEENCLQKETSNFKCNLCHKVLKTRITLLKHYVSMHEKRKHIGKVSGFGAARRYHCTSCTYSTPHSQTLVSHMRTHNGERPYNCSECSKSFTQSSSLAAHRKTHSTTTYFTCSLCGKQFKHAFTMKKHMRVHENASFTCNICLKTLKSKETLRAHMHRHFKICNYNCEDCGATFVTSAELHNHRKKHSLEKKLQCHMCGYKTHTKKNLIMHLKRHTGNRTFKCDMCHVGFYTQSNLRRHLRVHTGDKPYSCPTCSQKFSYSPSLNKHMKTIHGVDYKWADWKETIAKLVDKTDVNMPTSSK